One genomic segment of Helianthus annuus cultivar XRQ/B chromosome 14, HanXRQr2.0-SUNRISE, whole genome shotgun sequence includes these proteins:
- the LOC110905039 gene encoding BAG family molecular chaperone regulator 7 — MGRFSNLDLIDYMLSESSSFPFHSTTELDLTLDLLTPTFPSLDLFSPFEDFHTVTDLIHVTRTTPFGSSSSRKLITRRRSSPTTADLYLKSLSDRVSALELGFDLAEKQKQKQKLKNSDRKYTWTAEINSAEKDGLDRKYKLTTEIKGGNKKEKSCKWTAEIKRKGDDVRKYTFSASTANAAGVEDVSDVEKEKNNSKKKDKKKEKGPRIVEIQSSPDHGALLLKQAFAKRVEKNKGKKKELSPQDAAMMIQMTFRAYLIRRSQALRALRELAIAKGKLKELRSLFNNFSYRRRVARDAEEKQRFSEKIIVLLLTVDAIEGADILVRAAKRSMVDELEAMLDVVDPQPGGGKSLSLRRRTFDMPDGVIQKEVAEGVAQVVRMIAQDDGSETFE; from the exons ATGGGTCGCTTCAGCAACCTTGACCTCATCGATTACATGCTATCCGAATCATCCTCATTCCCCTTCCATTCCACCACTGAACTTGACCTAACTCTCGATCTCTTAACCCCTACCTTTCCCTCACTCGATCTCTTTTCTCCGTTCGAAGACTTCCACACCGTTACTGACCTCATCCACGTCACCCGTACGACGCCGTTCGGTAGCTCTTCATCTCGGAAACTCATCACCAGACGCCGATCTAGTCCTACAACCGCCGATTTGTACCTCAAGTCGTTATCCGATCGTGTATCTGCACTCGAGCTAGGGTTTGATCTAGCTGAAAAACAGAAACAGAAGCAGAAACTGAAGAACTCAGATCGGAAGTACACGTGGACGGCTGAGATCAACAGTGCTGAGAAGGACGGTTTAGATCGGAAGTACAAGTTAACGACTGAGATTAAAGGAGGGAACAAGAAGGAGAAGAGCTGTAAATGGACGGCTGAGATTAAACGGAAGGGAGATGATGTACGGAAGTATACTTTCTCTGCTTCAACTGCAAATGCTGCTGGTGTTGAAGATGTGAGTGATGTTGAGAAAGAGAAGAATAATAGTAAGAAGAAGGATAAGAAGAAGGAGAAAGGACCTCGTATTGTTGAGATCCAAAGCTCTCCTGATCATGGCGCCCTTCTGTTGAAACAG GCGTTTGCTAAGAGGGTGGAGAAGAACAAagggaagaagaaggagttgtcACCTCAAGATGCAGCCATGATGATACAGATGACTTTTAGAGCCTATCTGATACGGAGGTCTCAGGCTCTTCGTGCCCTTCGTGAGTTGGCTATTGCTAAGGGGAAGCTTAAGGAGCTCAGGTCTTTGTTCAATAATTTCTCTTACCGTCGCCGGGTGGCTCGTGATGCGGAGGAGAAACAGAGGTTTTCCGAGAAGATCATTGTGCTGCTTCTCACTGTTGATGCCATTGAG GGTGCTGATATCCTGGTGAGGGCTGCAAAAAGGTCGATGGTGGATGAACTGGAAGCGATGCTGGACGTGGTGGACCCACAGCCAGGAGGGGGTAAGTCTCTATCGTTGAGGAGGAGGACATTCGACATGCCAGATGGTGTGATCCAAAAGGAAGTAGCGGAAGGTGTGGCTCAGGTTGTTCGCATGATAGCTCAGGACGATGGTTCTGAAACCTTCGAATGA
- the LOC110905038 gene encoding cysteine desulfurase, mitochondrial, whose product MASKIMASTVRQTLPHIRPLSTAAGISIKGVKISGRPLYLDMQATSPVDPRVLDAMLPYFISQYGNPHSRTHLYGWESDQAVEAARAQVASLIHASPKEIIFTSGATESNNLSVKGVMRFYNENKKHVITTQTEHKCVLDSCRHLQQQGFDVTYLPVKPDGLIDLNELRNSIRSDTGLVSVMAVNNEIGVIQPMEEIGGICMEFGVPFHTDAAQALGKIRVDVNKWNVSLMSLSGHKVYGPKGVGALYMRRRPRIRVEPQMNGGGQERGVRSGTVATPLVVGMGAACEIAMKEMEYDAKRVVKLKDRLLNGITARVDGVMVNGSMERRYAGNLNLSFAYVEGESLLMGLKEVAVSTGSACTSASLEPSYVLRALGVDEDMAHTSVRFGIGRFTTEEEVDKVVELTVNQVEKLREMSPLYEMVKEGIDYKNVQWAQH is encoded by the coding sequence ATGGCCTCCAAGATCATGGCATCCACCGTCCGCCAAACCCTACCACACATCCGCCCTCTCTCCACCGCCGCCGGAATCTCAATCAAAGGCGTCAAAATCTCCGGCAGACCACTCTACCTTGACATGCAAGCAACCTCCCCTGTTGACCCCAGAGTCCTCGACGCCATGCTCCCATATTTCATCTCCCAATACGGTAACCCTCACTCTCGCACTCACCTTTACGGCTGGGAATCCGACCAAGCCGTGGAAGCCGCACGCGCACAGGTCGCGAGTCTCATCCACGCGTCACCCAAAGAAATCATCTTCACTTCCGGTGCAACCGAATCTAACAATCTTTCCGTTAAAGGTGTCATGCGTTTTTATAACGAAAACAAGAAACACGTGATAACAACACAAACGGAACATAAATGTGTTTTGGATTCGTGTCGTCATTTGCAGCAACAAGGGTTTGATGTCACTTACCTTCCGGTGAAACCGGACGGTTTGATCGATTTAAACGAGCTTCGGAATTCGATCCGGAGCGATACGGGTCTGGTTTCGGTTATGGCGGTTAATAACGAGATTGGTGTGATTCAACCTATGGAGGAGATTGGGGGAATTTGCATGGAGTTTGGTGTTCCGTTTCACACGGACGCCGCACAGGCGTTGGGGAAGATTCGGGTTGATGTGAATAAGTGGAATGTGAGTTTGATGTCGTTGAGCGGGCATAAGGTGTACGGGCCGAAAGGCGTTGGGGCGTTGTATATGAGGCGCAGGCCGAGAATACGGGTTGAGCCGCAGATGAACGGTGGCGGGCAGGAACGAGGGGTTAGAAGCGGGACGGTGGCGACACCGTTGGTGGTGGGAATGGGGGCTGCGTGTGAGATTGCGATGAAGGAGATGGAGTATGATGCGAAGCGCGTTGTGAAGTTGAAAGATAGGTTGTTGAATGGGATTACGGCGAGGGTTGATGGCGTAATGGTGAATGGGAGTATGGAGAGGCGGTATGCGGGGAATTTGAACTTGTCGTTTGCGTATGTTGAAGGGGAGAGTTTGTTGATGGGGTTGAAGGAGGTGGCTGTGTCGACTGGGAGTGCGTGTACTAGCGCTAGTTTGGAGCCGTCGTATGTGTTGAGAGCGTTGGGTGTGGATGAAGATATGGCGCATACTTCGGTTAGGTTTGGGATTGGGCGGTTTACCACTGAAGAAGAGGTAGATAAAGTGGTTGAACTGACGGTTAATCAAGTTGAGAAGTTGCGCGAAATGAGCCCGCTTTATGAAATGGTGAaggaaggaatcgactacaagaacgtgcaatgggCTCAACACTGA
- the LOC118486610 gene encoding protein FAR1-RELATED SEQUENCE 11-like, giving the protein MSTPRLSTGLRIEAHASETYTWSMFLEVRKEIYMGMFHCMPIERPGTTDVKNYTVRHCKSNMSYVNEFEVSLNVPEQTVSCTCLGFTRIGYLCRHVFCIFRYHQIERIPSHYIISRWKRDALPSAVHSVSNIYSSNNSEFAVIHNEIMDLVTQCTNRLRRNPDQLRSLSSEIKRIRNHVFESFPCEPQPRSVQKTANISDILNIPSNLSTSVHPPQGIRNKGCGTKKQRIGPGGQNIKDKRKKAGKRQKAARLCNKCNKYVFDHDSRNCEKIKAAKLAAQAAKRAAAIAAGLPASSSSDSDSDGTRVDLDDTDDDTNDGIDDYDSSDYDASEHPVSMQNPPPPP; this is encoded by the exons ATGTCGACCCCTCGCTTGTCTACCGGTCTTCGCATAGAGGCACACGCGTCCGAAACATATACATGGTCCATGTTTCTTGAAGTTCGAAAAGAAATATACATGGGAATGTTCCATTGCATGCCGATTGAACGTCCTGGGACGACGGACGTAAAAAATTACACTGTTCGTCACTGTAAATCAAACATGTCTTATGTCAACGAATTCGAG GTGTCGCTCAATGTACCTGAACAAACAGTAAGCTGTACGTGTCTTGGGTTCACTCGTATTGGATACCTATGTCGACATGTATTCTGTATATTCCGTTACCACCAAATTGAACGGATACCGTCCCACTACATCATTTCACGTTGGAAACGAGACGCACTCCCGTCAGCTGTTCATAGCGTATCTAACATATACTCATCTAACAACAGTGAGTTTGCTGTCATCCACAACGAAATAATGGATTTAGTCACTCAATGCACGAACCGACTCAGACGCAATCCTGATCAGCTACGTTCATTGTCTTCCGAGATCAAACGCATCAGAAACCACGTATTTGAATCGTTCCCGTGTGAGCCTCAGCCTCGTTCCGTTCAAAAAACTGCAAACATCAGTGACATCTTAAACATACCTTCAAATCTAAGCACAAGTGTCCATCCTCCGCAAGGTATTAGAAACAAAGGTTGTGGGACCAAAAAACAACGGATCGGTCCCGGTGGTCAAAACATTAAAGATAAACGGAAGAAGGCTGGTAAACGACAAAAAGCCGCCCGCTTatgcaacaaatgcaacaagtACGTGTTTGACCACGATTCTCGAAACTGCGAGAAAATCAAAGCTGCCAAACTTGCTGCACAAGCAGCTAAACGTGCCGCTGCTATTGCCGCTGGACTACCCGCCTCGTCTTCGTCTGATTCCGATTCCGACGGTACTCGTGTTGATCTCGACGACACCGACGATGACACCAATGATGGTATCGATGATTATGATTCTTCTGACTACGATGCATCTGAACACCCTGTCTCCATGcaaaacccccccccccccccgtag